One part of the Sebaldella sp. S0638 genome encodes these proteins:
- a CDS encoding ABC transporter permease has protein sequence MNMKNKYINIFISIIVCMFLSGIIIAIMGEDPVEAYIQLFRGAFVGNFNLGSTLEKFVPLLLTGLAFIVGAKVGVFNVGVEGELYLGAVTAAWVGYSLKGMPSVLHIILCFAAAMIVGAAWAFIPAYLKAYFSVNEVCVTILMNYVAIYITSYLVNYPLSGHTGISQTPPIEKSASLLRILKPSRANIGLFVAIGVCILIYFIIRKTKLGFEMRNTGSNPFFAEYTGVRPKKVMIIGMLMSGAIGGLAGAIEVMGIYGVFLDNFSLNIAGDGMLAALIAKGSLAALPVLSLFIAALKSGSLGMERYTGVPKSLIDVLIALFILLATMDTLFGFIKSRKKKNKE, from the coding sequence ATGAATATGAAAAATAAGTATATAAATATATTTATCTCCATTATTGTATGTATGTTTTTAAGCGGTATAATTATAGCCATAATGGGAGAAGATCCTGTCGAAGCATATATTCAGCTGTTCAGAGGGGCATTCGTCGGAAATTTTAATCTGGGTTCGACTCTGGAAAAATTTGTTCCTCTGTTACTTACAGGTCTTGCATTTATTGTGGGAGCCAAAGTAGGAGTATTTAACGTAGGAGTAGAAGGTGAACTCTATCTCGGGGCGGTAACTGCCGCCTGGGTAGGGTACAGTCTGAAAGGAATGCCAAGTGTACTGCACATAATTCTGTGTTTTGCAGCTGCGATGATCGTGGGAGCTGCGTGGGCATTTATACCTGCGTATCTAAAAGCATATTTTAGCGTAAATGAAGTTTGTGTAACTATCCTTATGAATTATGTGGCTATTTATATAACTTCTTATTTGGTAAACTATCCGCTGTCAGGTCATACAGGTATTTCACAAACTCCGCCGATTGAAAAATCAGCTTCTCTGCTGAGAATATTAAAACCCAGCAGGGCAAATATAGGTTTATTCGTAGCAATAGGCGTGTGTATCCTTATATACTTTATTATAAGAAAAACCAAGCTTGGCTTCGAAATGAGAAATACAGGAAGCAATCCGTTTTTCGCTGAGTATACAGGGGTAAGACCAAAAAAAGTTATGATAATAGGTATGCTGATGAGTGGAGCTATAGGAGGACTTGCAGGAGCAATAGAGGTAATGGGGATTTACGGAGTATTTTTGGATAACTTCTCATTGAATATAGCAGGAGACGGTATGCTTGCGGCACTGATAGCAAAGGGAAGTCTCGCGGCACTGCCGGTTTTAAGTCTGTTTATAGCAGCACTGAAGAGCGGATCTCTGGGAATGGAAAGGTACACAGGAGTGCCGAAGTCTCTGATAGATGTATTGATAGCATTGTTTATACTGCTTGCCACAATGGATACTTTGTTTGGTTTTATAAAAAGCAGGAAAAAAAAGAATAAGGAGTAG
- a CDS encoding ABC transporter permease, producing MKGLTSIIDYSIIHATIRASTPILLAAFSAVITQQANILNVGVEGIMLMSAFMAVYVSFLTGSWILAVLAAVVVGLLVAVIIGLAHLKYKGDIFAVGMTVNLLVLALTRFLLQKLLKASGSFYSAEIAPMPKIHFAFLEKSPVLNSIFNNYSLMEILVVPIVLLMWFVLYKTIWGLRTRSIGLNEEAAETAGINTYRRKFQVILLSGVIGGLAGAHLSLGYSNMFVENMTNGRGFMGVAAMFFGNANPIFTTVGCFIFGFADSIGARLQAYGFPSQFVLMIPYLSTVIILAISIISKQRKSKKMKSALN from the coding sequence ATGAAAGGATTAACTTCTATAATAGATTATTCAATAATACATGCCACAATAAGAGCTTCCACTCCTATACTGCTTGCAGCCTTTTCGGCGGTAATAACCCAGCAGGCAAACATACTGAATGTAGGTGTGGAAGGAATAATGCTGATGAGTGCTTTTATGGCAGTGTATGTAAGTTTTCTCACAGGGAGCTGGATACTTGCAGTTTTGGCTGCAGTAGTAGTAGGTCTTTTAGTGGCTGTAATAATAGGACTGGCTCATTTGAAATATAAAGGTGATATATTCGCCGTAGGTATGACTGTAAATCTTTTGGTACTTGCTTTGACAAGATTTTTATTACAAAAACTTCTAAAAGCTTCAGGAAGTTTTTATTCGGCGGAAATAGCGCCGATGCCAAAGATACATTTTGCCTTTTTGGAGAAATCACCTGTATTAAATAGTATTTTTAATAATTACTCACTAATGGAGATTCTTGTTGTTCCAATTGTTTTACTAATGTGGTTTGTGTTGTATAAAACAATATGGGGATTAAGGACAAGAAGTATAGGATTGAATGAAGAAGCCGCGGAAACTGCGGGAATTAATACATACAGAAGAAAGTTTCAGGTAATACTTTTGTCAGGGGTAATAGGAGGACTTGCGGGAGCACATTTGTCCCTTGGTTATTCCAATATGTTTGTGGAAAATATGACTAATGGTAGAGGGTTTATGGGAGTGGCAGCGATGTTTTTCGGAAATGCCAATCCGATATTTACTACTGTGGGGTGCTTTATCTTTGGTTTCGCTGATTCTATAGGGGCGAGGCTGCAGGCTTACGGGTTTCCGTCGCAGTTTGTACTTATGATACCTTATCTTTCTACGGTAATTATACTGGCAATTTCTATAATAAGTAAGCAGAGAAAGAGTAAGAAGATGAAGAGTGCGCTGAATTGA